From Halococcus salsus, the proteins below share one genomic window:
- a CDS encoding DUF58 domain-containing protein, with amino-acid sequence MQVTRRYWAVAGTGLLLAVLAIAFARPLLLVGATSLGAWLLGRQYLFARALSETTNTMTIEQLPAQNRVVAGNETPVTLAASFARPAPLAIEIEIGLPVSATGTDAEERTLDLVPGDEQADTAVIAHWAVAGAYELLQPTLTLGDADGLFVEQLSRGPTPSVVVEPQGPRNVHVGEGGEQLMAAYGRRQSGHRDAGLDPGELREYVPGDTADRIDWNATARLNKPYVREYEIETNRTTALLVDHRASMSDGPPGETKLDYAREVALTFVDSVDEFDDPLGYYAVDDGGITDRRPPTAGRYSDVKRRLRALDPTTRDPTTGDTTADERDDPATLRHIARGLTGQNAFERTLGAYLESTATYVERIAGDPLFETARTSLAGLSGTVWTVIFTDDTHCAELRETVRLARRGNGRVLVFLTPTALFEPGGLADLEEAYERYRQFESFRRDLARLRRVSAFEVGPRDRLDAVLTSGSQRSRSANAQ; translated from the coding sequence ATGCAGGTCACGCGCCGCTACTGGGCGGTCGCCGGGACGGGCCTTCTGCTCGCCGTCCTCGCGATCGCGTTCGCTCGCCCGCTGCTGTTGGTCGGTGCGACGAGCCTCGGTGCGTGGCTGCTCGGGCGTCAGTACCTGTTCGCCCGGGCGTTATCGGAAACGACCAACACGATGACTATCGAGCAGCTCCCGGCCCAAAACCGGGTTGTCGCAGGCAACGAGACACCGGTCACGCTCGCGGCATCGTTCGCCCGTCCCGCCCCGCTGGCGATCGAGATCGAGATCGGCCTGCCGGTCAGCGCGACCGGCACGGACGCTGAGGAGCGCACGCTCGATCTCGTGCCCGGCGACGAACAAGCCGATACTGCTGTGATAGCCCACTGGGCGGTCGCCGGTGCCTACGAGCTTCTGCAACCGACACTCACGCTTGGCGACGCCGACGGGCTGTTCGTCGAACAGTTGTCACGCGGACCGACGCCGTCGGTCGTTGTCGAACCGCAGGGGCCGCGGAACGTCCACGTCGGCGAGGGTGGCGAACAGCTCATGGCGGCGTACGGACGACGCCAGAGCGGTCACCGGGACGCTGGGCTTGATCCCGGCGAGCTCCGCGAGTACGTCCCCGGCGACACGGCCGACCGCATCGACTGGAACGCGACCGCACGGTTGAACAAGCCGTATGTCCGCGAGTACGAGATAGAGACCAATCGGACGACGGCGCTGCTCGTCGACCATCGTGCGTCCATGAGCGACGGACCGCCCGGTGAGACGAAGCTCGACTACGCCAGGGAGGTCGCGTTGACGTTCGTCGACAGCGTCGACGAGTTCGACGACCCGCTCGGTTACTACGCCGTCGATGACGGCGGCATCACCGATCGGCGCCCCCCGACGGCCGGGCGCTACAGCGATGTCAAACGCCGGCTGCGGGCCCTCGACCCGACCACTAGGGACCCAACCACCGGGGACACGACCGCCGACGAACGCGACGACCCCGCCACGCTGCGCCACATCGCTCGCGGACTCACCGGTCAGAATGCCTTCGAGCGGACGCTCGGCGCCTATCTCGAATCGACGGCGACGTATGTCGAGCGCATCGCGGGCGATCCGCTGTTCGAAACCGCACGCACCAGTCTCGCCGGGCTGTCCGGGACGGTCTGGACGGTGATCTTCACCGACGACACCCATTGCGCTGAACTCCGCGAGACGGTCAGGCTCGCCCGGCGCGGCAACGGTCGCGTGCTCGTCTTCCTCACGCCGACGGCGCTGTTCGAGCCGGGCGGGCTCGCTGACCTTGAGGAGGCCTACGAGCGTTACCGGCAATTTGAGTCGTTCCGACGCGATCTCGCCCGGCTCAGACGTGTCTCCGCGTTCGAGGTCGGTCCGCGCGATCGGCTCGATGCTGTGCTTACAAGCGGGAGCCAGCGCAGCCGCTCAGCAAACGCCCAGTAG
- a CDS encoding DUF4350 domain-containing protein: MNLRDRFDVGYPQLVLVALTVVTVVGLVVAASTSTAAFGSYNDAWDGASELREQAQAVDAESEIVRNTTQYASASPNGTVAVVLSPESGYGPRETDRLRSFVRNGGTLLVAEDLGQHANALLDTVGARARVTGQLLRDEQYSYQSTALPIARNISNASLMAGVDELTLNHGSPVDPNGATVLASSSEVAYVDENRNGELDDGEEIGAKPVATAESVGDGRVLVVGDPSLFINAMLDRSGNRAFVRSVFGAHERVLLDYSHAGGLPPLSVALLIVRDAPLLQIVVGALGIGAIGLFARRPGVVGRLVGRVGSAEEPSLASRPEGLAAFVRERHPDWDDERTERVIQGIMARRDE, encoded by the coding sequence ATGAATCTGCGGGACCGGTTCGATGTCGGCTATCCACAGCTCGTGCTTGTGGCGCTTACCGTCGTCACGGTCGTTGGCCTCGTGGTCGCTGCGAGTACCTCAACTGCGGCGTTTGGCTCGTACAACGACGCGTGGGACGGTGCGTCCGAGCTTCGCGAGCAAGCGCAAGCGGTCGATGCCGAGAGCGAGATCGTCCGAAACACGACGCAATATGCGAGCGCATCGCCGAACGGGACGGTCGCGGTCGTCCTCTCGCCCGAAAGCGGCTACGGGCCGCGCGAGACCGACCGGCTCCGTTCGTTCGTTCGCAATGGCGGCACGCTGCTGGTGGCCGAGGACCTTGGCCAGCACGCAAACGCGCTCCTTGATACGGTTGGTGCACGGGCGCGCGTGACCGGCCAGTTGCTGCGCGACGAACAGTATAGCTATCAGTCGACGGCACTACCGATCGCGCGCAACATCTCGAACGCCTCGCTGATGGCTGGTGTCGACGAACTGACGCTCAATCACGGCTCGCCCGTCGACCCGAACGGCGCGACAGTGCTCGCAAGCAGCTCCGAGGTAGCGTATGTCGACGAGAATCGTAACGGTGAACTCGATGACGGCGAAGAGATCGGAGCGAAACCGGTCGCGACGGCCGAGTCGGTTGGCGACGGCCGCGTGCTCGTCGTCGGCGATCCGAGCCTGTTCATCAACGCAATGCTTGATCGATCGGGCAACCGGGCATTCGTCCGCTCGGTGTTCGGCGCCCACGAACGGGTCCTGCTGGATTACTCGCACGCGGGCGGACTGCCGCCGCTGTCGGTCGCGCTGTTGATCGTCAGGGACGCGCCGCTCCTCCAGATCGTCGTCGGGGCGCTCGGCATCGGGGCCATCGGTCTCTTTGCACGCCGTCCCGGCGTCGTCGGGCGGCTTGTCGGCCGCGTCGGCTCTGCCGAGGAGCCGTCGCTGGCGTCGCGCCCGGAGGGACTGGCAGCGTTCGTTCGCGAGCGCCATCCCGACTGGGACGACGAGCGGACCGAGCGCGTCATACAAGGGATTATGGCCCGTCGGGATGAGTAA
- a CDS encoding AAA family ATPase — MTAPEQLYETLSAEIDAVLIGKEELVEGLTIAALTRGHVLLEGVPGVAKTTLARLFARASGLEHSRVQMTPDVLPADVTGTHVYREPTGEFELQRGPVFANLVIADEINRATAKTQSALLEAMQERQVTIGSETLALPEPFMLVATQNPIEMEGTFELPEAQRDRFQLKLTADLPDREGGRRLLDRFDNDPDLGPGDIEQVATADELLDARAAVTEVYVDDTVKEYVLDIVAATRENPNIEYGASPRATLAFLNAAKARAAIYGREYVIPDDVKALLEPVLAHRLVLSTDASLGDISTTDVLAEIENDVEPPGSDVTTPAAAPDGGEFFDS, encoded by the coding sequence ATGACCGCCCCCGAGCAGCTCTACGAGACGCTGAGTGCGGAGATCGACGCAGTACTCATCGGCAAAGAAGAGCTGGTCGAGGGGCTCACGATCGCGGCGCTGACGCGGGGGCACGTGTTGCTCGAAGGTGTTCCAGGCGTCGCGAAGACGACGCTGGCACGACTGTTCGCCCGGGCGAGCGGACTGGAGCACAGCCGGGTGCAGATGACCCCTGACGTGCTGCCAGCCGACGTCACCGGGACACACGTCTATCGGGAGCCGACCGGGGAGTTCGAACTCCAACGTGGACCGGTGTTTGCGAACCTCGTGATCGCCGACGAGATCAATCGCGCGACGGCGAAGACCCAGAGTGCGCTGTTGGAAGCGATGCAGGAGCGACAGGTCACGATCGGCAGCGAAACCCTCGCCCTTCCGGAGCCATTCATGCTTGTCGCAACTCAGAATCCCATCGAGATGGAGGGGACCTTCGAACTGCCCGAAGCCCAGCGCGATCGTTTCCAGCTTAAGCTCACGGCTGACCTCCCAGACCGCGAGGGAGGGCGGCGACTTCTTGATCGCTTCGACAATGACCCCGACCTTGGTCCCGGCGACATCGAACAGGTCGCCACCGCCGACGAGTTGCTCGACGCACGCGCTGCGGTCACCGAAGTGTACGTCGACGATACGGTCAAAGAATACGTGCTCGATATTGTAGCTGCGACGCGGGAAAACCCCAATATTGAGTACGGCGCATCGCCGCGGGCGACGCTTGCTTTCCTTAACGCGGCGAAAGCCCGTGCAGCGATCTACGGTCGCGAGTATGTCATTCCAGACGATGTGAAAGCGCTACTCGAACCGGTGCTCGCCCACCGGCTGGTGTTGAGCACCGACGCATCGCTCGGCGATATCTCGACCACGGACGTGCTGGCGGAGATCGAAAACGACGTCGAACCGCCAGGTAGCGACGTCACAACTCCAGCAGCGGCCCCCGACGGTGGCGAATTTTTCGACAGCTAA
- a CDS encoding carboxypeptidase-like regulatory domain-containing protein — protein MVSAPRFGTVVVVCLAALLVTVGLVPASTAVVDASAADRSLQVDRPTNNSSVVHEDPQSADDEGNVSKLQGSLSDRLGETLVDCSEGLQVGNYNACNRTGNYPDWLDKYVNVTRSSDSETNKTSEFKQARENQSSYANDVQRFRKTVDQYRTARQNGQTERAQRLARRAQRLSRQINETGTRLTDDFRAIDNGTTQNFSAAINTTNAITDNVTAVAETVSVEQFANTTVTASTADQRAAFNDSFVVSGRLTTPNGTPLANRTIVLEDDNQLRRTTTDESGHYVITYRPTLLSLDTRRLTVRYRPSTQSIYRSNRTTVPVSVQQVTPTIQAQTTPQSVGFDDLLSITGRVAVNDSGVGSLPVAISIDGEELNPSDGSRVRTGNEGRFRMARGLPANVTPGRQTVRVSLPLENRSIASTNTSVPVTVTQTPTELSLNATQQSVNGSAVGGPIIHVEGQLTADGTPVENRTVSVGLNNSTTPVTTDENGSYAANVTVPKTAFADQTGTTTATIGATFDGAETNLESSRRRTTIQLTVPAQTTGVVEQFVDAFAALPITYQLLLGFGVVFVLGASVSVLRAWLGLGGTETTDSPTSTMASEETGPTDEQRDGLAALLTAARERLAAGESENAIGLAYTAVRRVLGRDAELGGARTHWEFLDACIDRGISERRIGALRRLTERYERATFSPRSLSTETASSALDDARTVTESDDPATTDEQVTDSESKSN, from the coding sequence GTGGTCTCCGCGCCTCGCTTCGGCACCGTCGTGGTCGTTTGTCTGGCGGCGTTGCTCGTGACCGTTGGGCTGGTACCGGCCAGTACAGCGGTGGTCGACGCGAGCGCGGCCGACCGTTCGTTGCAGGTCGACCGGCCGACCAACAACAGCTCCGTCGTCCACGAGGACCCACAGTCGGCCGACGACGAGGGCAACGTCTCCAAGCTCCAGGGATCGCTCTCGGATCGCCTCGGCGAGACGCTCGTCGACTGTTCGGAGGGACTGCAGGTCGGCAACTACAACGCCTGCAACCGGACGGGCAACTATCCCGACTGGCTCGACAAATACGTCAACGTCACCCGCAGCTCGGACTCCGAGACCAACAAAACCAGCGAGTTCAAGCAGGCCAGGGAGAACCAATCGTCGTACGCAAACGACGTCCAGCGATTCCGCAAGACCGTCGATCAGTATCGGACCGCACGACAAAACGGTCAGACAGAGCGCGCCCAGCGCCTCGCGCGCCGAGCCCAACGGCTTTCGCGCCAGATCAACGAGACCGGAACCCGCCTGACCGACGACTTCCGCGCGATCGACAACGGCACGACACAGAACTTCTCGGCGGCGATCAACACGACCAACGCGATCACTGACAACGTCACCGCGGTGGCCGAAACGGTCAGCGTCGAGCAGTTCGCGAACACGACGGTCACGGCCTCGACGGCCGACCAACGAGCCGCGTTCAACGATTCGTTCGTCGTGAGTGGTCGCCTCACAACGCCAAACGGAACGCCGCTCGCGAACCGTACCATCGTACTGGAGGACGACAACCAACTCCGTCGGACGACCACCGACGAGTCCGGCCACTACGTCATCACCTACCGGCCGACGCTTCTCTCGCTCGATACGCGTCGTCTCACGGTCCGGTATCGACCGTCGACTCAATCGATCTACCGGAGCAATCGGACGACAGTGCCCGTCTCCGTCCAACAGGTTACGCCAACGATTCAGGCACAGACGACCCCGCAGTCCGTCGGGTTCGACGACCTGCTTTCAATCACCGGCCGCGTCGCGGTCAACGACAGCGGTGTCGGCTCGCTGCCGGTCGCGATTTCGATCGACGGCGAGGAGCTCAATCCCTCCGATGGGAGCCGCGTCCGGACGGGCAACGAGGGTCGTTTCAGGATGGCCCGCGGGCTGCCGGCCAATGTCACCCCCGGTCGCCAGACCGTTCGCGTCTCGCTGCCCCTCGAGAACAGATCCATCGCCAGTACGAACACGTCGGTCCCCGTGACGGTCACGCAGACGCCGACGGAACTGTCACTCAACGCCACCCAGCAGTCAGTGAACGGTTCGGCCGTCGGCGGGCCGATCATCCACGTCGAAGGCCAGCTCACCGCCGACGGGACACCGGTCGAGAACCGAACGGTGTCAGTCGGGCTGAACAACTCCACGACACCCGTGACGACCGACGAGAACGGCAGCTACGCGGCCAACGTCACGGTGCCGAAAACCGCCTTCGCCGACCAGACGGGCACCACGACGGCGACGATCGGTGCGACCTTCGACGGTGCGGAGACGAACCTCGAATCGTCGCGTCGCCGAACGACGATACAGCTCACGGTGCCGGCCCAGACGACCGGCGTCGTCGAGCAGTTCGTCGACGCGTTCGCAGCCCTGCCGATAACCTATCAACTACTGCTCGGGTTCGGTGTCGTGTTCGTGCTCGGCGCTTCCGTCTCCGTCCTTCGTGCGTGGCTCGGCCTCGGTGGGACCGAGACTACGGATTCTCCGACGTCGACGATGGCGAGCGAGGAGACGGGACCCACCGACGAACAGCGCGATGGTCTCGCGGCGCTTCTCACGGCGGCACGCGAGCGGCTGGCGGCGGGTGAATCTGAAAATGCGATCGGACTCGCGTACACGGCCGTCCGACGGGTTCTCGGCCGCGACGCCGAACTCGGGGGCGCACGGACACACTGGGAATTTCTGGATGCATGCATCGACCGTGGCATCAGCGAGCGTCGGATCGGGGCACTCAGGCGACTGACCGAACGCTACGAGCGCGCAACCTTCTCCCCACGTTCGCTCTCGACGGAGACGGCGTCGTCTGCACTCGACGATGCCCGGACAGTAACCGAATCCGACGACCCAGCGACGACCGACGAGCAGGTCACGGATTCCGAGTCAAAATCAAATTGA
- a CDS encoding glycosyltransferase family 4 protein, giving the protein MRVVVVQTTADEMKIALCPHLSLEHYRGGEKWTTTLANRLAADGFDVAVRALPYTPRDERRVAATDVLDDSVSYRERWHHNLSGFDSAYLFYHPFARSFFTGETRAIAGIHSWVYLTKQLYEPHYGIVPTTAKLLYRALGKHAFDRFDAVHTVTDSYTSPHQNTHYIPNFVDTSLFRPTESTREEPFTVLVTAAQLRSKGWDRTRAIAATLADELRVVTTGDSDHPAIEGLGFLDEGALADAYANAHAVLHPTRIDADSLVIKEALAAGTPVVTTPLRTHPPEGAAVLHGSTVGNLVARLRTLRWEWSHDSGYERRCRSARQVGERHSFETVYPQLKALLTTSEQADG; this is encoded by the coding sequence ATGCGGGTCGTCGTCGTGCAAACAACGGCCGACGAGATGAAGATCGCACTATGCCCACATCTCTCCTTAGAGCATTATCGCGGCGGCGAGAAGTGGACGACAACGCTCGCCAACCGCTTGGCCGCCGACGGCTTCGATGTCGCGGTCCGCGCGCTGCCGTACACGCCACGGGATGAGCGGCGCGTGGCGGCCACGGATGTCCTCGATGATTCTGTCTCCTATCGCGAGCGCTGGCACCACAATCTCTCTGGGTTCGACAGTGCCTACCTGTTCTACCATCCGTTCGCCCGTTCGTTTTTCACCGGCGAGACCCGCGCCATCGCGGGCATCCACTCGTGGGTGTATCTCACGAAGCAGTTGTACGAACCCCACTACGGGATCGTCCCGACGACGGCAAAGCTGCTGTATCGTGCCCTCGGCAAGCACGCCTTCGATCGATTCGATGCAGTCCATACGGTGACCGACAGCTACACCTCCCCACATCAGAACACCCACTACATCCCGAATTTCGTCGATACGTCGCTGTTCCGGCCCACCGAAAGCACCCGTGAAGAGCCCTTTACCGTGCTCGTTACGGCGGCACAGCTGCGCTCGAAAGGCTGGGATCGCACGCGAGCGATCGCGGCCACGCTCGCCGACGAGCTGCGGGTGGTGACGACCGGCGACAGCGATCATCCGGCGATCGAGGGCCTGGGCTTTCTCGATGAAGGCGCACTCGCAGACGCCTACGCGAACGCCCATGCCGTTTTGCATCCGACCCGCATTGATGCCGACAGTCTGGTGATCAAGGAAGCGCTGGCCGCCGGCACGCCTGTCGTGACGACGCCGCTGCGAACTCATCCGCCGGAGGGGGCGGCCGTCCTGCACGGTTCGACAGTCGGCAATCTGGTCGCGCGGCTCAGAACCCTCCGATGGGAGTGGTCCCACGACAGCGGCTACGAACGGCGCTGTCGCAGTGCTCGTCAGGTTGGTGAGCGACACAGCTTCGAAACCGTCTATCCACAGCTCAAAGCGCTGCTGACGACATCGGAGCAAGCCGATGGATAG
- a CDS encoding DUF2079 domain-containing protein, producing the protein MDSRLERIGSRLLPDAVAAPLARSVRRYAVVPWYVVVLAAVLFVGFGAYTIALYESFWLTGADFGTYVHMFATTLDGEGFLQQGKYVAGHPGGSYWGGHFSLTLLVFVPLFALVESPVTLLLWKSFVLAASIPLVWVVASNHIEDRRLVGFLTASYACNPFLWSAWIYDFQEHVLLPVLVLLAYHWYANKRYRLFLLAFALVLVTNELMVLIGGGFLVGLALGAYRAGRLTRERWVFAGAVGLTVATKLLSGAVIARFSRVSGIREAAIAAPLQPFVEGGRATTGQLLSLILSRPELIVELLGTDLFTKLLYFALFLAPVLFLALVDESTLGALAPFLGFAWLLTGTEAFYTFGGHYPLYLLPFVYIGASRVLGRLSPSLPSGRVLTAFLVVVLLTSAGAGAQTIAEEGAVPETSDHTETLATAIESVPANASLVTQNTIYPHVATRSNATFIPNPALFELYQQRYGTPKPEYVLFDTRLDTRPFDWSAPVRDAYFTFVGDEYGLYRYQDGIWILKRGYNGSPTGITQSTPRERAVFDADEFVASEGRVKNDRLVDSGGTNGSNVWHGPYTALPAGNYTATFRLSAGGGGLNGSAATVDVAVGEEPRTIARQRVPAATGTQTVTVPFTLEEPRNGIEFRGFRTGYGTVALESVVVQSGTNATAAGR; encoded by the coding sequence ATGGATAGCCGTCTCGAACGCATCGGGAGTCGCCTCCTTCCCGACGCGGTCGCCGCGCCGCTGGCGCGGTCGGTTCGGCGCTATGCGGTGGTGCCGTGGTATGTCGTTGTCCTCGCGGCAGTGTTGTTCGTCGGCTTTGGGGCCTACACCATCGCACTCTACGAGAGCTTCTGGCTGACGGGGGCGGATTTCGGCACGTACGTCCACATGTTCGCGACGACACTCGACGGCGAGGGGTTCCTCCAGCAAGGGAAATACGTCGCTGGTCATCCGGGTGGCTCGTACTGGGGCGGCCATTTCTCGCTCACGCTGTTGGTGTTCGTCCCGCTGTTCGCGCTTGTCGAGTCGCCGGTGACGCTGCTGCTGTGGAAATCGTTCGTGCTTGCGGCCAGTATCCCGCTGGTGTGGGTCGTCGCCAGCAATCATATCGAGGATCGGCGTCTGGTCGGGTTTCTGACCGCTTCGTACGCGTGTAACCCGTTTCTCTGGTCGGCGTGGATCTACGACTTTCAGGAGCACGTCCTCCTGCCGGTGTTGGTCCTGCTGGCCTACCACTGGTATGCCAACAAACGCTATCGGCTGTTTCTGCTGGCGTTCGCGCTCGTGTTGGTCACCAACGAGCTCATGGTGCTCATCGGTGGCGGCTTTCTCGTCGGGCTCGCGCTCGGTGCCTACCGTGCCGGTCGCCTTACCCGCGAGCGGTGGGTGTTCGCCGGGGCGGTCGGGCTGACCGTCGCTACGAAACTCCTCTCGGGGGCGGTCATTGCCCGCTTCAGTCGTGTTTCTGGCATCCGCGAGGCGGCGATCGCCGCGCCGTTGCAGCCGTTCGTCGAAGGTGGGCGGGCAACGACCGGCCAGCTGCTCTCGTTGATTCTCTCGCGGCCCGAGCTCATCGTCGAACTGCTCGGGACTGACCTCTTCACCAAGCTGCTGTATTTCGCGCTCTTTCTCGCGCCGGTGTTGTTTCTCGCGCTGGTCGACGAGAGCACGCTCGGTGCGCTGGCACCGTTTCTCGGGTTCGCGTGGCTGTTGACCGGGACGGAGGCGTTCTACACCTTCGGCGGCCACTACCCGCTCTATCTGCTGCCCTTCGTTTACATCGGTGCCAGTCGGGTCTTAGGGCGGCTGTCGCCGTCGCTGCCGTCGGGGCGCGTACTCACGGCGTTTCTCGTCGTCGTCCTCCTGACGAGCGCGGGGGCCGGTGCACAGACCATTGCCGAGGAGGGTGCAGTGCCCGAAACTAGTGACCATACCGAGACGCTCGCGACGGCCATCGAGAGCGTGCCCGCGAACGCCTCGCTCGTGACCCAGAACACGATCTATCCCCACGTCGCGACGCGCTCGAACGCGACGTTCATCCCGAATCCTGCCCTCTTCGAACTCTATCAACAGCGCTACGGCACGCCGAAGCCGGAGTATGTCCTCTTCGATACGCGATTGGATACGCGCCCGTTCGACTGGTCGGCACCCGTGCGGGACGCGTACTTCACGTTTGTCGGCGACGAGTACGGGCTCTATCGCTATCAGGACGGTATCTGGATCCTCAAACGTGGGTATAATGGATCGCCGACTGGCATTACGCAGTCGACGCCGCGCGAGCGGGCCGTCTTCGATGCCGACGAGTTCGTCGCGAGTGAGGGGCGGGTCAAAAATGACCGCCTCGTCGATTCCGGCGGGACCAACGGCAGCAACGTCTGGCACGGTCCCTACACGGCGCTCCCGGCGGGCAACTACACCGCAACGTTCCGTCTCTCAGCGGGTGGCGGTGGGTTGAACGGCTCGGCCGCAACCGTCGACGTTGCGGTGGGCGAGGAGCCGCGTACGATCGCCCGTCAGCGGGTGCCAGCGGCGACGGGGACACAGACGGTGACCGTTCCGTTCACGCTTGAAGAGCCGCGCAACGGGATCGAGTTCCGTGGCTTCCGGACCGGCTACGGGACGGTCGCGCTCGAATCGGTCGTCGTGCAGTCGGGGACGAACGCGACGGCAGCCGGACGGTGA
- a CDS encoding RNA-guided endonuclease InsQ/TnpB family protein produces the protein MADSMVTRTYRARVRNHSQVCDDLDSLGFAAAKLWNVGRWTVQRVWDACGQIPDANALMSYLKGHERYADLHSQSSQRVLQELGEAFTGWYGKRDNGDTKANPPGYRKNGDEHPRSTVTFKTAGFKHDAANNRIRLSKGKNLKDGWSDFVLCEYDVIGSPETRVENVQQVRAVHEHGEWRLHIVCRVEVDVPESSGNEVAGIDLGICNFAAVSFGGESLLYPGGALKEDEYYFAKKRAECDKSSSREARRLDRKRTDRRTHFLHTLSKTIVAECAKRDVGTIVVGDLAGIREDDNGETADWGDHGNLDLHGWAFDRFTTMLDYKAEVKGISVEPVSERDTSKSCSACGRTDDSQRVERGLYVCDECGLVANADSNGAENIRQKVLPNPRREDRDNGWLAQPAVRLFDRSEGGFAPREQVAQTNREP, from the coding sequence ATGGCGGATTCGATGGTCACGCGCACTTATCGAGCGAGGGTTCGGAACCACTCGCAAGTGTGCGACGACCTCGATTCGCTCGGGTTCGCCGCCGCGAAACTCTGGAACGTTGGGCGGTGGACCGTCCAACGTGTCTGGGATGCCTGCGGCCAAATTCCCGACGCTAACGCGCTCATGTCCTACCTCAAGGGCCACGAACGCTACGCGGACCTTCATTCTCAGTCCAGTCAACGAGTTCTCCAAGAACTCGGTGAAGCGTTCACCGGCTGGTACGGCAAGCGCGACAACGGGGACACGAAAGCGAACCCGCCCGGCTACCGAAAGAACGGCGACGAACACCCGCGCTCGACGGTCACATTCAAGACGGCGGGCTTCAAGCACGACGCCGCGAACAACCGTATCCGACTCTCGAAGGGCAAGAACCTCAAGGACGGATGGTCCGACTTCGTACTCTGCGAGTACGATGTCATCGGTTCGCCCGAAACGAGGGTCGAAAACGTCCAACAGGTGCGCGCAGTCCACGAACACGGCGAATGGCGATTGCACATCGTCTGTCGTGTCGAGGTTGATGTGCCAGAGTCGTCCGGCAACGAAGTTGCCGGGATTGACCTCGGCATATGCAACTTCGCCGCCGTGTCGTTCGGTGGTGAATCCCTGTTGTATCCCGGCGGCGCGCTCAAGGAGGACGAATACTACTTCGCCAAGAAGCGCGCTGAATGCGATAAGAGTTCGTCGCGCGAAGCGCGGCGACTCGATCGAAAGCGCACCGACCGGCGGACGCACTTCCTGCATACGCTCTCAAAAACGATTGTCGCAGAGTGTGCCAAGCGCGACGTTGGAACAATCGTTGTTGGCGACCTTGCGGGAATCCGCGAGGACGACAACGGTGAAACCGCCGACTGGGGTGACCACGGCAACCTCGATTTGCACGGATGGGCGTTCGACCGCTTCACGACGATGCTCGACTACAAGGCTGAAGTCAAAGGTATCAGCGTCGAGCCCGTTTCCGAACGGGATACGTCAAAGTCGTGTTCGGCCTGCGGCCGAACCGACGACAGCCAGCGCGTTGAGCGCGGATTGTACGTCTGCGACGAATGCGGATTGGTCGCCAATGCCGACAGTAACGGTGCGGAAAATATCAGACAAAAGGTACTCCCGAATCCTCGGCGAGAGGATAGGGATAACGGCTGGTTGGCACAGCCAGCGGTTCGCCTGTTCGACCGTAGCGAGGGCGGTTTCGCCCCGCGAGAACAGGTCGCTCAAACGAACCGCGAACCCTAA
- a CDS encoding AbrB/MazE/SpoVT family DNA-binding domain-containing protein — translation MATVDSKGRIVLPQEVRERLGIIPGTEVEIHEEEGKAVVEPEDDPDQIIERMEQLIEETSSEHGETTPLHEGADPIAQKHRDAVRRGAEKTDDE, via the coding sequence ATGGCAACGGTGGATTCCAAAGGACGAATCGTCCTCCCACAGGAGGTACGAGAGCGTCTCGGTATTATTCCCGGTACGGAAGTGGAAATTCACGAAGAAGAGGGAAAAGCAGTCGTTGAACCTGAAGACGACCCCGACCAGATTATCGAACGCATGGAGCAACTCATTGAAGAAACGTCGTCAGAGCATGGGGAGACGACTCCGCTTCACGAAGGAGCCGACCCGATCGCCCAGAAGCATAGAGACGCCGTACGGAGAGGAGCGGAGAAAACCGACGATGAATGA